The Alnus glutinosa chromosome 1, dhAlnGlut1.1, whole genome shotgun sequence region ATCTCAGCACAAATTATCCGAGCCAAATACCATCCTTGATGCGGTTTTATGGAGGCATCCTTAGGCACTCGGCCCTCCTTTGTTTGGCGGAGCATATGGAAATCCAGGGAGTTGTTGCATCATGGATTAGTATGGCGGGTGGGAAATGGTTGCAAAATCAAGGTTTGGGGGGACCGGTGGCTGCCCACTCCACAAACTTATCAAGTGCAACGAGTTATTGATAGTCAGTGTTTGGTGGCCTCCTTGATTAACCCTATTTCCAAAAGCTGGAATGTGGATTTAATCCAAGAGGTATTTTATGGTGATGAAGCTCAAGTTATTGCAAATATCCTGCTTAGCCCTTTGCTGCATGAAGATAAACTGATATGGCGTGGAATCGCTAGTACCATCTTTACAGTGTGCAATGCTTACCACCTAGGAAAAGAAGTACAAGAACGTGTGGCAGCTCAAAGCTCTCACTCTAAGGCAAGATAGGATATGTGGAAGGCATTGTGGGGTATGGAAGTACCAAATACAGTGAAAATGTTTACTTGGAGGGCTTGCCATAATATTCTTCCTACACGTTTGAGTCTTTTTAAGCGGAAGATAATAGAAGATGCCAACTGTCCATGCTGTGGAGTTGAGGAGGAATCTGTAATCCACGCCCTCTGGACATGCCTAGCAGCCAAGGATGTGTGGGGAAGTAAAACATCTCCTTTCTAGAAGTGTTGTGGTACAGGTTTGAATTTTAAAGGGCTATTTGAAGATTGTCTTCAATGTTTCCGCAAGGAGAATCTAGAGTTGTTGGTAGTTTTGGCACGTGGAATATGGTTtagaaagaataaatatgtttttgaaTGGGTTTTTACCCATCCAGATGAAGTATATATTGTAGCAGTTAAGTTTGTACGAGAATATAAGGACCAATTGGTGAACCATTCTGTAGCAGCAACTGCCATTATCCGTGAGCGTGTAATGTCGAGTCCTCCCCCGAATGGTGTTATAAAGATCAACTGGGACGTTGccataaataaaacaaagggtTGTATTGGTTTGGGCATCATGGCTAGGGACTGCATGGGGCTTTTTTTTGGGGGCTCGAAGTCTCACTAAAATTTTGCAAATGGATGCAAAGATTGCAGAAACCTTAGTTGCTCCGGAAGCCGTTCTTTTCAAGAAAGAGGTTGGATTTCTCGGTGCCATTTTTGAAGGAGATACTGCTCAGATTATTTCAAAGATCAACTCAAATCCTCCTTATCTCTCTAGATCTGGACACCTACTGGAAATTATTCATATTGGGAGGCAAAACTTACGTacttgtaattttgtttttgcttatCGCGAAGCCAACTCCGCACCCCATTGTCTTGCTAAAGAGGTTGCTAGTACCATGATTGATTTGCGTTGGCTGGATAATACTCGTACTAGTATCTCCAGTATTGTTGCTAAGGAAGCTGTACGTCTCTTGATCCTTGTTTTATGAAGGTCaagtgtttcattttttttgttatgaaagaagagtatgagaatttatgttaaaaaaaaaatatatattgtgccatcctttttaattttcataaacatgGTCTCAAATTTAGTATTATGACTAGGTAAGTGTAccaattataattaatcaattaatcaatTAGTATTATGACAAGGATAGtatatcattttaattttttggtcgTAAGGGAATCATTCCCTTTTCAAATGAATAATGATTTTCTTACAACTCCCATATGACTTCTATACAACCCCTAGATACATTGGGTGAAACCCACATGCATGTGTCTCAACCAATGTGTGTGGATTGTGTAGGAGTTGTGTGAAAAGGGTTGTAAGGAATCACTcccctcttcagataaataatgATTTCTTTATAACTCTCACACAACTCCTACACAACCTCTAGATATATTGGGTGGAACCCACACGTAGGACTTACATGCATGAGTCCCACCTAATGTGTATGGGTTATGTAACAGTTCTGTTGGAGGAGTTGTAAGAGAATCACTCTCCTTTTTGAATACCACAAAAGTCAAGCTATCATCTCTCATCCCTAATATTAATAAATGTCAGCTAATAAATGTCAGCAGCCTTCTTGATAGAAAAGGTGGCCAGATCTTTTAGGACCCATATGCCTGGAATAGGTAAGGCGCCATAAAGGCTAAGGCCAACTGTCCATGCTATGGAGTTGATGAGGAATCTGTAATCCACGCCCTTTGGACATGCCTAGCAGCCAAGGATGTGTGGGGAAGTAAAACATCTCCTTTCTAGAAGTGTTGTGGTACAGGTTTGAATTTTAAGGGGCTATTTGAAGATTGTCTTCAATGTTTCAGCAAGGAGAATCTAGAGTTGTTGGCAGTTTTGGCACGTGGAATATGGTTtagaaagaataaatatgtttttgaaGGGGTTTTTACCCATCCAAATGAAGTATATATTGTAGCAGTTAAGTTTGTATGAGAATGTAAGGAGTGTAGACAGATGGACCAATTGGTGAACCATTCTGAAGCAGCAACTGCCATTATCCGTGAGAGTGTAATGTCGAGTCCTCCCCCGAATGGTGTTACAAAGATCAACTGGGACGCTGccataaataaaacaaagggtTGTATTGGTTTGGGCATCATGGCTAGGGACTGCATGGGGCTTTTTTTTGGGGGCTCGAAGTCTCACTAAAATTTTGCAAATGGATGCAAAGATTGCAGAAACCTTAGTTGCTCCGGAAGCAGTTCTTTTCATGAAAGAGGTTGGATTTCTCAGTGTTATTTTTGAAGGAGATGCTGCTCAAATCCTCCTTATCTCTCTAGATCTGGACACCTACTGGAAATTATTCATATTGAGAGGCAAAACTTACGTacttgtaattttgtttttgcttatCGCGAAGCCAACTCCACAGCCCATTGTCTTGCTAAAGAGGCTGCTGGTACCATTGATTTGCGTTGGCTTGATGATACTCCTACTAGTATCTCCTGTATTGTTGTTAAGGTAGCTGTACGTCCCTAGATCCTTGTTTTATGAAGGTcaaatgtttcatttttttgttatgaAAGAAGAGTTTGAgaatttatgttaaaaaaaaaaaatattgtgccatcctttttaattttcataagcATGGTCTCAAATTTAGTATTATGACTAGGTAAGTGTAccaattataattaatcaattaatcaatTAGTATTATGACAAGGTTAGtatatcattttaattttttggttgtaAGGGAATCACTTCCTTTTCAAATGAATAATGATTTTCTTACAACTCCCATATAACTTCTATACAATCCCTAGATACATTGGGTGGAACCCACATGCATGAGTCTCACCCAATGTGTGTAggttgtgtgagagttgtgtgAAAAGGGTTGTAAGGAATCACTCCCCTTCTCAGATAAATAATGATTTCTTTATAACTCTAGATATATTGGGTGGAACCCACACGTAGGACTTACATGTATGAGTCCCACCTAATGTGTATGGGTTATGTAAGAGTTGTGTTGGAGTAGTTGTAAGAGAATCACTCTCCTTTTTGAATACCACAAAAGTCAAGCTATCATCTCTCATCCCTAATATTAATAAATGTCAGCTAATAAATGTCAGCCGCCTTCTTGATAGAAAAGGTGGCCAGATCTTTTAGGACCTATATGCCTGGAATAGGTAAGGCGCCATAAAGGCTAAGGCCATACTAGCGGGGAAGTTCTTAAAGGCATGGATGAGACAAGTCATTTATGATTACAGCTACCACTTCAAAGGCTTTTACCCGAGCAAATTAGACATATTCATACGTACGAAAATATATTGGGCAAAGAAGATAATGATCAATTACCAGTTACCAATAATACATGCGGCTGCCTTCCATTCGGGTAATAGACCTCCTGGGCCGGGCTTAGAACATACTAGAGAAGTTAGTTCTAACTGGGCCTGGAGCGGGTGAATCCGAACCCAACGAGTAATATTGTAATTTCCagataattttctttatttgtatatatgtatgcaAAGTAATAGAACATTAATTCACTTTGCATTCTTCCAAGTTACAACAtctcaagaaagaaagaaaagaagccaCAACTTATTTTTTATGGGACAAACAAACACAAGGTTTAGTTATAAGCATCAGGGTGCGCCAAGAGGTAGCTCTCAATAGCCCTAAGTAGTCCCTCGCCCTTTTCTTTGTCAGCCTTAATCAGTTCTTTATTGACCGAAATGTTGCCTTTGGTATGGTACTTGCTGGTGATCTTCAGTATGGATCCTCCACCAGGGACTGCCACTATCTTGATCTCCTTAGAGATCTTCTCAAGGGTGTCGCCCAAAGGACTGCCCTCGATCACGCTGTAGCTGAATTTATAGTTTGCGTGGTCAATCTCATCAACCCTTTGCTTGATGTGATGTAAATGGCTGCctgaaaaatatagaaaaagctCATGTTCCCTCTCCCATCCAACATCTACATATGATGCTATTACATAtagccaaaaaagaaagaaagaaagtaattaACCTTCTGCAAATGTGATCTTCTTGATTGTTCCGGGCCCTCCATTTCCTTGAATGTTTTCAGAACCCTTAAAAGCCTGAGGTGCAACCTTCATAATGATGTTATCGGCGTCAAGGACGAAGGACTTGAACAGCCTAGCCGGTGGGATAACGGAGGTGGCCTCAAACTCGTCATTGAAAACAGCCATGATGACCTAAGACTTCTGGATGTGATAAAGGGAAGAATATGAAGAGGAGGATCGAGAAGGATACAGTACTGAACTTGGGGAGTTTTTTGAGTTGGCTAGAAGTGGGTGCTGGAGATTGGTATTTATAAAATAAGGTTGAGAGTTTTGTGTGGCAATGGCCCTAGCTAGCTTGTTCATCAGGGAATGTTGCTCGAAGAATTTTGCTTCCACTAACAAATGGCTGCCACTACCAACGTAGCCAACACACTATCTCTAGCCTTCTAGTACGTAGATTCATTAATACTGCAGCTCAAGCTTGAACTTTGTACGTCCATCATTTCTAGAAGGAACTTTGTATGAGAAATTCCtgcactcatttttcacaacaacCGCACAACTAATGTGAAAaggcattttaaaaaaaaaaaatagatgcgCTTCCTGCACTCATTTCTCACGTCACTAGTGTGcatatttatctttttctttttttaaaaaaataaaaaataaataaaaatagatgcgcttcatgttctttctttctttctttcttttttttcttaggtcTTTCCCATGCCAAACCAACATATATGTTTTTGAGACCGTGAACAATCCCAGCTCCTCCGCCAACAATCCCTGCCCAAACTACATATGATATCTGCAATATCTGATaagaaaacatcatatgcaaaaatagaagaaaaaaagttgcatggagaaagaagaggaggggaatagaaaaaaagaaaagaaaagtggccATCTTTTTACTGATTCTTGTTCCAGCAATAAGATGAGAAATTTCTTGTTCCCAAGAAAACACCGATTCCCATTATATATGATTTTACCCACATCACTTCTAATGAAGTTTTTCTGTTCCACTTCTTAGATAACATATAGAAAGCCCCATAAAAGAGCACGCGCCGCAAGAAATCAAAACAAAGTTgaaggaggaggaaaaaaacaaggaaaacagGCAGCATCCAAAATCTAATGAACAATGCTGgatacacaaacacacaaatggAACTCAGACGCGGTTAGATCTCCGATCTATAAGTTACCAAATAACAGCTAGAAATTACATATCACCCCTTTGATGGCCCAAATAATGTAGATCCAGATCAAAATCACATCAACCATCGGACGCGTTTCAgatcaatacaaaaaaaaaaaaaaaaaaatcaggatcTACTTACCCAATAGTGGACTTCtccagaaaattaaaaatttaagaaatttttagATGAATTGTGTGCTTCTAGGTATTCTTGCAAGGCTATACCTTAATGACATGGCTCTGGAAGTTAACATTCTTTTGCTCCTTTTGTTATAACAACCCACTCTAACTAATACAATAGCCCTTTTACTAttatataaatcacatgcacTATAATCTACACAAAACACATTCTGCCAAACGCAATACAAAACAATTGAAACACgtatcttctagacttttctatTGCCATTTAGCTATATTGAAATGAATCTTCATTTTACATTATCTTTGCCACACATTATGAGGAAATCAAGCTTTGCCAGACATGTGACTCATCAAGTCCACACttgtcttcttccaatgcactgcTTTACTAAATCCCTTTCATTTAGTCTattatattcttttttcatttagtctattatatacttttatttttatttttatatatataaaaataaaaatttgggcaacttcataatttttttttaggaattttggggggggggggggggggggggaggggggcatAGCCCCTGTCGGCCCCCCCTTCCTTCGTCATTGCTGAtaggaaaatgtaaatttaattaattaatcaatactttaacacttttCCTCACAAGTGGGCTCAAACTTCactttaataggtgaggcccaacacgtagAATAATAAATTGAAATGTGGTGAATTAagagtcaaggttcgaactcataATCTTTGACTCTAATACCATggtaaatcatcacttatcccaaGTAAAGGTTGAACACAAAACACAATCATCTCAAGAAATTAACCTTCCTTATGGTATTCAGTCGATCCAAAATTAAGCTCTCAAGAAAACCGGCACAATCATCTCGATATCCTTCTCTTCTTAAGACATATATTTCACCAGCCTTTTAAATTTGGTAAAGTTGATATATATTGATCGAGTCCAGCAATTTGACAGATTGTGTCAATCGATCAATAACTtaccatttaatttgtaatGCTCCACgatgaagaagaaattaagattCGTATTCTAACCTTCTATTATAACACTTGACATGGATTGTTATGTTGATAATAAATCTTGATCACATGTTTACTTAGAATTTACCCGAAAGGAAATAAGTCTACAGTACTCTACACCCTTCAAGTTGactttcattatatatatatatgtgtgtgtgtgtgtgttcaatgcatgtgacataacattaattcataaattaaaaaaaataataataaaaaaaattgacattttacCAGTTTCCACTCTCCAGctaaaacaaccaaaaacagTGGCTATGTAATTTGGTAATGCATGAATTTTAGAAATGctttttgtgtttgatttgaaCAATAGATGTACGTACATGTTATGATGCGACACAAAtgtaaaaattattgtttcttaagattattttgtgtataaattatttgttataatttttgttttgagaagagaaaCAAATCGAAGGCAAAAAGCAAAAACTTTAACCAACGAAGCcagtatatattattaattagcaaGCACAAACCAGCCAGTATTGGCTAAACACAAAACACCATGCAAGCAACAACGATCACTCCAACTCATAAGCTAATTTAGTTGTAGGCTTCAGGATTTGCCAAGAGGTAGCTCTCAATAGCCTTGAAAACTCCCGTCGCGTTTTCTTTGCCAGCCTTAAATTGATCTTCCTTGATCTCATGGTCTCCATTAGTGTAGTACTTGCTGGTGCTCTTCAAAATGGATCCTCC contains the following coding sequences:
- the LOC133858897 gene encoding major pollen allergen Bet v 1-F/I-like, which codes for MAVFNDEFEATSVIPPARLFKSFVLDADNIIMKVAPQAFKGSENIQGNGGPGTIKKITFAEGSHLHHIKQRVDEIDHANYKFSYSVIEGSPLGDTLEKISKEIKIVAVPGGGSILKITSKYHTKGNISVNKELIKADKEKGEGLLRAIESYLLAHPDAYN